Proteins found in one Arachis stenosperma cultivar V10309 chromosome 8, arast.V10309.gnm1.PFL2, whole genome shotgun sequence genomic segment:
- the LOC130946855 gene encoding tubulin beta chain-like, producing MREILHVQGGQCGNQIGSKFWEVICDEHGIDPTGKYNGQASSDIQLERINVYYNEASGGRYVPRAVLMDLEPGTMDSIRSGPYGKIFRPDNFVFGQSGAGNNWAKGHYTEGAELIDAVLDVVRKEAENCDCLQGFQVCHSLGGGTGSGMGTLLISKIREEYPDRMMLTFSVFPSPKVSDTVVEPYNATLSIHQLVENADECMVLDNEALYDICFRTLKLSTPSFGDLNHLISATMSGVTCCLRFPGQLNSDLRKLAVNLIPFPRLHFFMVGFAPLTSRGSQQYVSLTVPELTQQMWDAKNMMCAADPRHGRYLTASAMFRGKMSTKEVDEQMINVQNKNSSYFVEWIPNNVKSSVCDIPPKNLKMSSTFIGNSTSIQEMFRRVSEQFTAMFRRKAFLHWYTGEGMDEMEFTEAESNMNDLVAEYQQYQDATAEDEEEELYEDDGEEAYNE from the exons ATGAGAGAGATCTTGCACGTGCAGGGAGGTCAATGCGGGAACCAAATCGGCTCCAAGTTCTGGGAGGTGATCTGCGACGAGCACGGCATCGATCCTACTGGAAAGTACAACGGCCAAGCCTCCTCTGATATCCAGCTCGAGAGGATCAATGTCTACTACAATGAAGCTTCTGGTGGAAGGTACGTTCCCAGGGCTGTGCTCATGGATCTTGAGCCTGGTACCATGGACAGCATCAGATCTGGTCCATACGGTAAGATCTTTCGACCTGATAACTTCGTCTTTGGCCAGTCCGGTGCCGGAAACAACTGGGCGAAAGGTCACTACACCGAAGGTGCTGAGTTGATTGACGCCGTTCTCGACGTCGTTCGCAAAGAGGCCGAGAACTGCGACTGCTTGCAAG GTTTTCAAGTTTGCCACTCGCTAGGAGGAGGCACTGGTTCTGGAATGGGAACACTTTTGATCTCGAAGATTAGGGAGGAATACCCAGATAGAATGATGCTCACATTCTCTGTTTTTCCATCTCCAAAGGTCTCAGACACTGTTGTGGAGCCATACAATGCAACTTTATCGATACACCAGTTGGTGGAAAATGCAGACGAATGCATGGTTCTTGATAATGAAGCACTTTATGACATTTGCTTCAGGACCTTGAAGCTCAGTACGCCAAGCT TTGGTGATCTGAACCATCTGATTTCTGCAACTATGAGTGGGGTAACGTGCTGCTTAAGGTTCCCTGGTCAACTGAATTCTGACCTCAGAAAGCTGGCAGTCAATCTGATCCCATTCCCACGTCTTCACTTCTTCATGGTGGGGTTTGCGCCTCTCACATCTCGTGGGTCGCAGCAGTATGTCTCCCTCACTGTTCCAGAACTGACTCAGCAGATGTGGGACGCCAAAAATATGATGTGTGCTGCTGATCCTCGACATGGCCGTTACCTGACGGCTTCAGCAATGTTCAGGGGAAAGATGAGCACGAAAGAGGTGGATGAGCAAATGATCAATGTGCAGAACAAGAACTCGTCGTACTTCGTGGAATGGATTCCCAACAATGTGAAGTCCAGTGTGTGTGATATTCCACCCAAGAATCTGAAGATGTCTTCCACCTTTATTGGAAACTCGACATCAATTCAAGAGATGTTCAGGAGGGTCAGTGAGCAGTTCACGGCAATGTTCAGGCGCAAGGCTTTCTTGCACTGGTACACTGGGGAAGGAATGGACGAGATGGAGTTCACCGAAGCAGAGAGTAACATGAATGATCTAGTTGCGGAGTACCAGCAATACCAGGATGCAACAGCCGAGGATGAGGAGGAGGAGCTCTATGAAGATGATGGTGAAGAGGCTTATAACGAGTAG